A region of Phalacrocorax carbo chromosome 7, bPhaCar2.1, whole genome shotgun sequence DNA encodes the following proteins:
- the DZIP1L gene encoding cilium assembly protein DZIP1L isoform X4 encodes MPFSEPFLHPLHQPMPGAVGMPGASPGFTIPVDIPPFYFQPRRVGVDWRRFSAIDVERVAREVDVAALQEHIACVTFCNLDAERCPHCGQPADPILLKVLRMAQLSIEYLLHCQEHLGTSLAMHAQHLQAAHTELACTQQQAAEQVAQLRGAKEESRRWKKMIAMQQLLLQAGPIAYCKCHLCDKAFMNDSLLQAHVQCQHTEATKAERQKMKQVEKMEDEVEELKAKLREMQQRLEAEREAEKLRREQETERARQKEDGRRDLERWKEEERAKLHKELDGLRQLFLTAFKDMASRSSAMERKLQELQAREAAVSNLGTLQNDDTEEAWGQTPSQADLQGKWERMAVQLKKEKKTLRAVPSQDQRAVMDCIHQQMDALSTHLKEQPQVSKSQEKVIKLLSASKPEVTREVTKVVADEESADREEAALGGKQRLLEALWRNPNLLKQFRIILEEVLEEKLESMGVKRVAKGISTWTYRSLQALVRLQQQQKAEKFPCLLHLRDELVQAVMEKVRRCKKPSTNLPRQVSIIPAQSPKSPRSLCGSQPMTTPAVVQPEASAIPQPAPWRKACSTRSSPRTPWGILQTSKASRTHRGLVPQRSSEAKLGGKKPAPSPLRLSSQQEPALSAVVPGNETDPDGWDLDSLEETTGSGTAPSMMVRISERCLDAVARRLADGVKPFPALSSALPKTSQPTKKLQVCHATVATRMFSDIISI; translated from the exons ATG cccttttcTGAACCTTTTCTCCACCCACTGCACCAGCCCATGCCCGGGGCTGTGGGGATGCCTGGGGCATCCCCAGGATTCACCATCCCAGTGGACATCCCCCCCTTCTACTTCCAGCCCCGCCGGGTCGGTGTGGACTGGCGTCGCTTCAGCGCCATTGATGTGGAGCGGGTGGCCCGGGAGGTGGACGTGGCTGCTCTCCAGGAGCACATTGCCTGCGTGACCTTCTGCAACCTGGATGCAGAACGGTGCCCCCACTGCGGGCAGCCGGCAGACCCCATCCTGCTGAAGGTGCTCAGGATGGCCCAGCTGAGCATCGAGTACCTGCTGCACTGCCAGGAGCACCTGGGGACCAGCCTGGCCATGCACGCACAGCACCTGCAAGCTGCCCACACCGAGCTGGCTtgcacacagcagcaggcagcagagcaggtggCACAGCTCCGGGGAGCAaaggaggagagcaggaggtGGAAGAAGATGATTGCCAtgcagcagcttctcctgcaAGCTGGCCCCATTGCCTACTGCAAG TGCCACCTCTGCGATAAAGCCTTCATGAATGACTCCCTCCTGCAAGCCCATGTGCAGTGCCAGCACACAGAAGCCACCAAGGCGG agaggcagaagaTGAAGCAGGTGGAGAAAATGGAGGATGAGGTGGAGGAGCTGAAGGCAAAACTGCGGGAGATGCAGCAGCGGCtggaagcagagagagaagcGGAGAAGCTGCGCAGGGAGCAG GAAACAGAGAGAGCTCGCCAGAAAGAAGACGGCAGGAGAGATTTGGAAAGgtggaaagaggaggagagggcaaAGTTGCATAAAGAGTTAGATGGCCTGAGGCAGCTCTTCCTCACAGCATTCAAGgacatggccagcaggagcagtgcCATGGAGAGG AAACTGCAGGAGCTTCAGGCCAGAGAGGCAGCAGTGTCCAACCTGGGGACTCTGCAGAATGATGATACTGAGGAGGCATGGGGCCAGACACCAAGCCAAGCAGACCTGCAGGGCAAGTGGGAGAGGATGGCAGTGCAG ttgaagaaagagaagaagacACTCCGTGCTGTCCCATCGCAGGACCAGCGGGCGGTTATGGACTGCATCCATCAGCAGATGGATGCCCTCAGCACCCATCTCAAAGAGCAGCCCCAAGTGTCAAAGTCCCAGGAGAAGGTg ATCAAGCTGCTCTCTGCAAGCAAACCTGAAG tGACCCGGGAGGTGACCAAAGTGGTGGCTGATGAAGAGTCAGCAG ACAGGGAAGAGGCTGCCCTGGGTGggaagcagaggctgctggAAGCCCTGTGGAGAAACCCAAACCTCCTGAAGCAGTTCCGCATCATCCTGGAGGAAGTGCTGGAGGAAAAGCTGGAGAGCATGGGGGTCAAGAGG GTTGCGAAGGGGATCTCCACTTGGACGTACAGAAGCCTCCAGGCTCTGGTCAGGCTTCAGCAGCAACAGAAGGCTGAGaaatttccctgcctcctccaccTGAGGGATGAGTTGGTCCAAGCGGTCATGGAGAAAGTCAGGCGATGCAAGAAGCCCAGCACTAATTTGCCTCGACAGGTCTCCATCATCCCAG CTCAAAGCCCAAAGAGCCCCAGGTCCCTTTGTGGGTCACAGCCCATGACAACACCAGCTGTAGTACAGCCTGAAGCCTCAGCAatcccccagcctgctccttGGAGAAAAGCCTGTTCCACCCGCAGCTCCCCAAGGACTCCCTGGGGCATCCTGCAGACCTCCAAAGCCAGCAGAACCCACCGAGGGCTTGTCCCACAGCGGAG TTCAGAAGCAAAGTTGGGAGGGAAGAAGCCTGCCCCATCCCCTTTGAGGCTCAGCTCTCAGCAAGAGCCAGCGCTCTCTGCAGTGGTGCCAGGGAATGAGACTGACCCAGATGGTTGGGACCTGGACTCGCTGGAGGAAACAACTGGTTCAG GGACAGCCCCATCCATGATGGTGAGGATTTCGGAGAGATGCCTGGATGCAGTAGCACGAAGACTGGCTGATGGGGTGAAACCCTTCCCAGCCCTGAGCTCAGCATTGCCCAAAACCAGCCAGCCTACCAAGAAACTCCAGGTATGTCATGCAACTGTGGCCACCAGGATGTTCTCTGAcataatttccatttaa
- the DZIP1L gene encoding cilium assembly protein DZIP1L isoform X9: MPFSEPFLHPLHQPMPGAVGMPGASPGFTIPVDIPPFYFQPRRVGVDWRRFSAIDVERVAREVDVAALQEHIACVTFCNLDAERCPHCGQPADPILLKVLRMAQLSIEYLLHCQEHLGTSLAMHAQHLQAAHTELACTQQQAAEQVAQLRGAKEESRRWKKMIAMQQLLLQAGPIAYCKCHLCDKAFMNDSLLQAHVQCQHTEATKAERQKMKQVEKMEDEVEELKAKLREMQQRLEAEREAEKLRREQETERARQKEDGRRDLERWKEEERAKLHKELDGLRQLFLTAFKDMASRSSAMERKLQELQAREAAVSNLGTLQNDDTEEAWGQTPSQADLQGKWERMAVQLKKEKKTLRAVPSQDQRAVMDCIHQQMDALSTHLKEQPQVSKSQEKVIKLLSASKPEVTREVTKVVADEESADREEAALGGKQRLLEALWRNPNLLKQFRIILEEVLEEKLESMGVKRVAKGISTWTYRSLQALVRLQQQQKAEKFPCLLHLRDELVQAVMEKVRRCKKPSTNLPRQVSIIPAQSPKSPRSLCGSQPMTTPAVVQPEASAIPQPAPWRKACSTRSSPRTPWGILQTSKASRTHRGLVPQRRDSPIHDGEDFGEMPGCSSTKTG; encoded by the exons ATG cccttttcTGAACCTTTTCTCCACCCACTGCACCAGCCCATGCCCGGGGCTGTGGGGATGCCTGGGGCATCCCCAGGATTCACCATCCCAGTGGACATCCCCCCCTTCTACTTCCAGCCCCGCCGGGTCGGTGTGGACTGGCGTCGCTTCAGCGCCATTGATGTGGAGCGGGTGGCCCGGGAGGTGGACGTGGCTGCTCTCCAGGAGCACATTGCCTGCGTGACCTTCTGCAACCTGGATGCAGAACGGTGCCCCCACTGCGGGCAGCCGGCAGACCCCATCCTGCTGAAGGTGCTCAGGATGGCCCAGCTGAGCATCGAGTACCTGCTGCACTGCCAGGAGCACCTGGGGACCAGCCTGGCCATGCACGCACAGCACCTGCAAGCTGCCCACACCGAGCTGGCTtgcacacagcagcaggcagcagagcaggtggCACAGCTCCGGGGAGCAaaggaggagagcaggaggtGGAAGAAGATGATTGCCAtgcagcagcttctcctgcaAGCTGGCCCCATTGCCTACTGCAAG TGCCACCTCTGCGATAAAGCCTTCATGAATGACTCCCTCCTGCAAGCCCATGTGCAGTGCCAGCACACAGAAGCCACCAAGGCGG agaggcagaagaTGAAGCAGGTGGAGAAAATGGAGGATGAGGTGGAGGAGCTGAAGGCAAAACTGCGGGAGATGCAGCAGCGGCtggaagcagagagagaagcGGAGAAGCTGCGCAGGGAGCAG GAAACAGAGAGAGCTCGCCAGAAAGAAGACGGCAGGAGAGATTTGGAAAGgtggaaagaggaggagagggcaaAGTTGCATAAAGAGTTAGATGGCCTGAGGCAGCTCTTCCTCACAGCATTCAAGgacatggccagcaggagcagtgcCATGGAGAGG AAACTGCAGGAGCTTCAGGCCAGAGAGGCAGCAGTGTCCAACCTGGGGACTCTGCAGAATGATGATACTGAGGAGGCATGGGGCCAGACACCAAGCCAAGCAGACCTGCAGGGCAAGTGGGAGAGGATGGCAGTGCAG ttgaagaaagagaagaagacACTCCGTGCTGTCCCATCGCAGGACCAGCGGGCGGTTATGGACTGCATCCATCAGCAGATGGATGCCCTCAGCACCCATCTCAAAGAGCAGCCCCAAGTGTCAAAGTCCCAGGAGAAGGTg ATCAAGCTGCTCTCTGCAAGCAAACCTGAAG tGACCCGGGAGGTGACCAAAGTGGTGGCTGATGAAGAGTCAGCAG ACAGGGAAGAGGCTGCCCTGGGTGggaagcagaggctgctggAAGCCCTGTGGAGAAACCCAAACCTCCTGAAGCAGTTCCGCATCATCCTGGAGGAAGTGCTGGAGGAAAAGCTGGAGAGCATGGGGGTCAAGAGG GTTGCGAAGGGGATCTCCACTTGGACGTACAGAAGCCTCCAGGCTCTGGTCAGGCTTCAGCAGCAACAGAAGGCTGAGaaatttccctgcctcctccaccTGAGGGATGAGTTGGTCCAAGCGGTCATGGAGAAAGTCAGGCGATGCAAGAAGCCCAGCACTAATTTGCCTCGACAGGTCTCCATCATCCCAG CTCAAAGCCCAAAGAGCCCCAGGTCCCTTTGTGGGTCACAGCCCATGACAACACCAGCTGTAGTACAGCCTGAAGCCTCAGCAatcccccagcctgctccttGGAGAAAAGCCTGTTCCACCCGCAGCTCCCCAAGGACTCCCTGGGGCATCCTGCAGACCTCCAAAGCCAGCAGAACCCACCGAGGGCTTGTCCCACAGCGGAG GGACAGCCCCATCCATGATGGTGAGGATTTCGGAGAGATGCCTGGATGCAGTAGCACGAAGACTGGCTGA
- the DZIP1L gene encoding cilium assembly protein DZIP1L isoform X8, with translation MPFSEPFLHPLHQPMPGAVGMPGASPGFTIPVDIPPFYFQPRRVGVDWRRFSAIDVERVAREVDVAALQEHIACVTFCNLDAERCPHCGQPADPILLKVLRMAQLSIEYLLHCQEHLGTSLAMHAQHLQAAHTELACTQQQAAEQVAQLRGAKEESRRWKKMIAMQQLLLQAGPIAYCKCHLCDKAFMNDSLLQAHVQCQHTEATKAERQKMKQVEKMEDEVEELKAKLREMQQRLEAEREAEKLRREQETERARQKEDGRRDLERWKEEERAKLHKELDGLRQLFLTAFKDMASRSSAMERKLQELQAREAAVSNLGTLQNDDTEEAWGQTPSQADLQGKWERMAVQLKKEKKTLRAVPSQDQRAVMDCIHQQMDALSTHLKEQPQVSKSQEKVIKLLSASKPEVTREVTKVVADEESADREEAALGGKQRLLEALWRNPNLLKQFRIILEEVLEEKLESMGVKRVAKGISTWTYRSLQALVRLQQQQKAEKFPCLLHLRDELVQAVMEKVRRCKKPSTNLPRQVSIIPAQSPKSPRSLCGSQPMTTPAVVQPEASAIPQPAPWRKACSTRSSPRTPWGILQTSKASRTHRGLVPQRSSEAKLGGKKPAPSPLRLSSQQEPALSAVVPGNETDPDGWDLDSLEETTGSGPLGWIQTALGQPHP, from the exons ATG cccttttcTGAACCTTTTCTCCACCCACTGCACCAGCCCATGCCCGGGGCTGTGGGGATGCCTGGGGCATCCCCAGGATTCACCATCCCAGTGGACATCCCCCCCTTCTACTTCCAGCCCCGCCGGGTCGGTGTGGACTGGCGTCGCTTCAGCGCCATTGATGTGGAGCGGGTGGCCCGGGAGGTGGACGTGGCTGCTCTCCAGGAGCACATTGCCTGCGTGACCTTCTGCAACCTGGATGCAGAACGGTGCCCCCACTGCGGGCAGCCGGCAGACCCCATCCTGCTGAAGGTGCTCAGGATGGCCCAGCTGAGCATCGAGTACCTGCTGCACTGCCAGGAGCACCTGGGGACCAGCCTGGCCATGCACGCACAGCACCTGCAAGCTGCCCACACCGAGCTGGCTtgcacacagcagcaggcagcagagcaggtggCACAGCTCCGGGGAGCAaaggaggagagcaggaggtGGAAGAAGATGATTGCCAtgcagcagcttctcctgcaAGCTGGCCCCATTGCCTACTGCAAG TGCCACCTCTGCGATAAAGCCTTCATGAATGACTCCCTCCTGCAAGCCCATGTGCAGTGCCAGCACACAGAAGCCACCAAGGCGG agaggcagaagaTGAAGCAGGTGGAGAAAATGGAGGATGAGGTGGAGGAGCTGAAGGCAAAACTGCGGGAGATGCAGCAGCGGCtggaagcagagagagaagcGGAGAAGCTGCGCAGGGAGCAG GAAACAGAGAGAGCTCGCCAGAAAGAAGACGGCAGGAGAGATTTGGAAAGgtggaaagaggaggagagggcaaAGTTGCATAAAGAGTTAGATGGCCTGAGGCAGCTCTTCCTCACAGCATTCAAGgacatggccagcaggagcagtgcCATGGAGAGG AAACTGCAGGAGCTTCAGGCCAGAGAGGCAGCAGTGTCCAACCTGGGGACTCTGCAGAATGATGATACTGAGGAGGCATGGGGCCAGACACCAAGCCAAGCAGACCTGCAGGGCAAGTGGGAGAGGATGGCAGTGCAG ttgaagaaagagaagaagacACTCCGTGCTGTCCCATCGCAGGACCAGCGGGCGGTTATGGACTGCATCCATCAGCAGATGGATGCCCTCAGCACCCATCTCAAAGAGCAGCCCCAAGTGTCAAAGTCCCAGGAGAAGGTg ATCAAGCTGCTCTCTGCAAGCAAACCTGAAG tGACCCGGGAGGTGACCAAAGTGGTGGCTGATGAAGAGTCAGCAG ACAGGGAAGAGGCTGCCCTGGGTGggaagcagaggctgctggAAGCCCTGTGGAGAAACCCAAACCTCCTGAAGCAGTTCCGCATCATCCTGGAGGAAGTGCTGGAGGAAAAGCTGGAGAGCATGGGGGTCAAGAGG GTTGCGAAGGGGATCTCCACTTGGACGTACAGAAGCCTCCAGGCTCTGGTCAGGCTTCAGCAGCAACAGAAGGCTGAGaaatttccctgcctcctccaccTGAGGGATGAGTTGGTCCAAGCGGTCATGGAGAAAGTCAGGCGATGCAAGAAGCCCAGCACTAATTTGCCTCGACAGGTCTCCATCATCCCAG CTCAAAGCCCAAAGAGCCCCAGGTCCCTTTGTGGGTCACAGCCCATGACAACACCAGCTGTAGTACAGCCTGAAGCCTCAGCAatcccccagcctgctccttGGAGAAAAGCCTGTTCCACCCGCAGCTCCCCAAGGACTCCCTGGGGCATCCTGCAGACCTCCAAAGCCAGCAGAACCCACCGAGGGCTTGTCCCACAGCGGAG TTCAGAAGCAAAGTTGGGAGGGAAGAAGCCTGCCCCATCCCCTTTGAGGCTCAGCTCTCAGCAAGAGCCAGCGCTCTCTGCAGTGGTGCCAGGGAATGAGACTGACCCAGATGGTTGGGACCTGGACTCGCTGGAGGAAACAACTGGTTCAG GTCCACTGGGATGGATCCAGACAGCACTA GGACAGCCCCATCCATGA
- the DZIP1L gene encoding cilium assembly protein DZIP1L isoform X7, producing MPFSEPFLHPLHQPMPGAVGMPGASPGFTIPVDIPPFYFQPRRVGVDWRRFSAIDVERVAREVDVAALQEHIACVTFCNLDAERCPHCGQPADPILLKVLRMAQLSIEYLLHCQEHLGTSLAMHAQHLQAAHTELACTQQQAAEQVAQLRGAKEESRRWKKMIAMQQLLLQAGPIAYCKCHLCDKAFMNDSLLQAHVQCQHTEATKAERQKMKQVEKMEDEVEELKAKLREMQQRLEAEREAEKLRREQETERARQKEDGRRDLERWKEEERAKLHKELDGLRQLFLTAFKDMASRSSAMERKLQELQAREAAVSNLGTLQNDDTEEAWGQTPSQADLQGKWERMAVQLKKEKKTLRAVPSQDQRAVMDCIHQQMDALSTHLKEQPQVSKSQEKVIKLLSASKPEVTREVTKVVADEESADREEAALGGKQRLLEALWRNPNLLKQFRIILEEVLEEKLESMGVKRVAKGISTWTYRSLQALVRLQQQQKAEKFPCLLHLRDELVQAVMEKVRRCKKPSTNLPRQVSIIPAQSPKSPRSLCGSQPMTTPAVVQPEASAIPQPAPWRKACSTRSSPRTPWGILQTSKASRTHRGLVPQRSSEAKLGGKKPAPSPLRLSSQQEPALSAVVPGNETDPDGWDLDSLEETTGSGPLGWIQTALVSLSYSETNLP from the exons ATG cccttttcTGAACCTTTTCTCCACCCACTGCACCAGCCCATGCCCGGGGCTGTGGGGATGCCTGGGGCATCCCCAGGATTCACCATCCCAGTGGACATCCCCCCCTTCTACTTCCAGCCCCGCCGGGTCGGTGTGGACTGGCGTCGCTTCAGCGCCATTGATGTGGAGCGGGTGGCCCGGGAGGTGGACGTGGCTGCTCTCCAGGAGCACATTGCCTGCGTGACCTTCTGCAACCTGGATGCAGAACGGTGCCCCCACTGCGGGCAGCCGGCAGACCCCATCCTGCTGAAGGTGCTCAGGATGGCCCAGCTGAGCATCGAGTACCTGCTGCACTGCCAGGAGCACCTGGGGACCAGCCTGGCCATGCACGCACAGCACCTGCAAGCTGCCCACACCGAGCTGGCTtgcacacagcagcaggcagcagagcaggtggCACAGCTCCGGGGAGCAaaggaggagagcaggaggtGGAAGAAGATGATTGCCAtgcagcagcttctcctgcaAGCTGGCCCCATTGCCTACTGCAAG TGCCACCTCTGCGATAAAGCCTTCATGAATGACTCCCTCCTGCAAGCCCATGTGCAGTGCCAGCACACAGAAGCCACCAAGGCGG agaggcagaagaTGAAGCAGGTGGAGAAAATGGAGGATGAGGTGGAGGAGCTGAAGGCAAAACTGCGGGAGATGCAGCAGCGGCtggaagcagagagagaagcGGAGAAGCTGCGCAGGGAGCAG GAAACAGAGAGAGCTCGCCAGAAAGAAGACGGCAGGAGAGATTTGGAAAGgtggaaagaggaggagagggcaaAGTTGCATAAAGAGTTAGATGGCCTGAGGCAGCTCTTCCTCACAGCATTCAAGgacatggccagcaggagcagtgcCATGGAGAGG AAACTGCAGGAGCTTCAGGCCAGAGAGGCAGCAGTGTCCAACCTGGGGACTCTGCAGAATGATGATACTGAGGAGGCATGGGGCCAGACACCAAGCCAAGCAGACCTGCAGGGCAAGTGGGAGAGGATGGCAGTGCAG ttgaagaaagagaagaagacACTCCGTGCTGTCCCATCGCAGGACCAGCGGGCGGTTATGGACTGCATCCATCAGCAGATGGATGCCCTCAGCACCCATCTCAAAGAGCAGCCCCAAGTGTCAAAGTCCCAGGAGAAGGTg ATCAAGCTGCTCTCTGCAAGCAAACCTGAAG tGACCCGGGAGGTGACCAAAGTGGTGGCTGATGAAGAGTCAGCAG ACAGGGAAGAGGCTGCCCTGGGTGggaagcagaggctgctggAAGCCCTGTGGAGAAACCCAAACCTCCTGAAGCAGTTCCGCATCATCCTGGAGGAAGTGCTGGAGGAAAAGCTGGAGAGCATGGGGGTCAAGAGG GTTGCGAAGGGGATCTCCACTTGGACGTACAGAAGCCTCCAGGCTCTGGTCAGGCTTCAGCAGCAACAGAAGGCTGAGaaatttccctgcctcctccaccTGAGGGATGAGTTGGTCCAAGCGGTCATGGAGAAAGTCAGGCGATGCAAGAAGCCCAGCACTAATTTGCCTCGACAGGTCTCCATCATCCCAG CTCAAAGCCCAAAGAGCCCCAGGTCCCTTTGTGGGTCACAGCCCATGACAACACCAGCTGTAGTACAGCCTGAAGCCTCAGCAatcccccagcctgctccttGGAGAAAAGCCTGTTCCACCCGCAGCTCCCCAAGGACTCCCTGGGGCATCCTGCAGACCTCCAAAGCCAGCAGAACCCACCGAGGGCTTGTCCCACAGCGGAG TTCAGAAGCAAAGTTGGGAGGGAAGAAGCCTGCCCCATCCCCTTTGAGGCTCAGCTCTCAGCAAGAGCCAGCGCTCTCTGCAGTGGTGCCAGGGAATGAGACTGACCCAGATGGTTGGGACCTGGACTCGCTGGAGGAAACAACTGGTTCAG GTCCACTGGGATGGATCCAGACAGCACTAGTGAGTTTAAGCTATTCAGAAACCAACTTACCCTGA